In the Lepisosteus oculatus isolate fLepOcu1 chromosome 6, fLepOcu1.hap2, whole genome shotgun sequence genome, one interval contains:
- the zbtb14 gene encoding zinc finger and BTB domain-containing protein 14 yields the protein MSETVKYVDDEHKTVFLKILNEQRLEGEYCDIAVVVEDVKFRAHRCVLAACSNYFKKLFKKHEVDNSSVIEIDFLRSDIFEEVLNYMYTAKISVKKEDVNLMMSSGQILGIRFLDKLCSQKRDLSPPEEKSDHRKAKFNYDIVKISLPTAEAQEGQDDDVEVLGDQDESPSDDVGDEAPPNPEIEKSPTSALRVQEAILKELGSEDVHKVSCYDQEVEAMDGEPKDMGSQTPQALSFADSISEVKDEQQPGWTTAAGDMKFEYLLYGHREQLACQVCGKTFIDENRLRKHEKLHSADRPFICEMCTKAFTTQAHLKEHLKIHTGYKPYRCDVCGKSFIRAPDLKKHERVHSNERPFGCQMCDKAFKHKSHLKDHERRHRGEKPFVCGSCTKAFAKASDLKRHENNMHSERKQVPGGAGPSETEQLQAAAMAAEAEQHLESIACS from the coding sequence ATGTCAGAAACAGTGAAGTATGTTGACGACGAACACAAAACAGTCTTTCTGAAGATACTGAACGAGCAGAGGTTGGAAGGCGAGTACTGTGACATAGCAGTGGTTGTGGAAGATGTCAAATTCAGAGCCCACCGCTGCGTTCTGGCAGCTTGCAGTAACTACTTCAAAAAGCTGTTTAAAAAGCACGAGGTGGACAACTCCTCTGTAATAGAGATTGACTTCCTCCGGTCAGACATCTTTGAGGAGGTGCTGAATTACATGTACACCGCCAAAATTTCAGTCAAGAAAGAAGACGTAAATCTGATGATGTCCTCTGGTCAGATCCTTGGCATAAGGTTTCTAGATAAACTGTGCTCCCAAAAACGGGACCTCTCTCCCCCCGAGGAAAAGAGCGACCACAGGAAAGCCAAATTTAATTACGACATCGTCAAAATCTCGCTGCCGACGGCGGAGGCGCAGGAGGGCCAGGATGACGACGTAGAGGTGCTCGGGGATCAGGACGAGAGCCCTTCGGATGACGTCGGGGACGAGGCTCCCCCCAACCCCGAGATCGAAAAGTCGCCCACCAGTGCCCTGCGGGTGCAGGAGGCGATTCTCAAGGAGCTCGGGAGCGAAGACGTTCACAAGGTGAGCTGCTACGATCAGGAAGTGGAGGCCATGGACGGCGAGCCCAAGGACATGGGCTCTCAGACCCCTCAGGCGCTCAGCTTCGCCGACAGCATCAGCGAGGTGAAAGACGAGCAGCAGCCCGGCTGGACGACGGCGGCGGGGGACATGAAATTCGAGTACCTGCTGTACGGGCACCGGGAGCAGCTGGCCTGCCAGGTGTGCGGGAAGACCTTCATCGACGAAAACCGCTTGAGGAAACACGAGAAGCTGCATTCCGCGGACCGGCCCTTCATCTGCGAGATGTGCACCAAGGCCTTCACCACCCAAGCCCACCTGAAGGAGCACCTGAAGATCCACACGGGCTACAAACCGTACCGCTGCGACGTGTGCGGCAAGTCCTTCATCCGCGCCCCCGATCTCAAGAAGCACGAGCGGGTGCACAGCAACGAGCGGCCCTTCGGGTGCCAGATGTGCGACAAGGCCTTCAAGCACAAGTCGCACCTGAAGGACCACGAGCGGCGCCACCGGGGGGAGAAGCCCTTCGTCTGCGGCTCCTGCACCAAGGCCTTCGCCAAGGCCTCGGACCTGAAGCGGCACGAGAACAACATGCACAGCGAGCGCAAGCAGGTCCCCGGCGGCGCCGGGCCCAGCGAGACGGAGCAGCTCCAGGCCGCCGCCATGGCCGCCGAGGCGGAGCAGCACCTGGAGAGCATCGCCTGCTCGTGA